Within Coffea arabica cultivar ET-39 chromosome 4e, Coffea Arabica ET-39 HiFi, whole genome shotgun sequence, the genomic segment AGCATGCATTATACCACCACAAACATAATCATGGCAACAACATCACCTGAAACAGGAAAATAGTTCACATTAGAATAACAACCCTCAGATTTTCAGACTTTTTACTTAAAACCTCAACTAAAATAAACTTTTCAACCAAAACCCATGTCTAAAATCAAAACCAATGcacagaaaataaaaaaaaaatccataagTTTCTTTAGACAACCAATCAACaggttaattttcttttttttttttccttttgtaatTATTATCAAAGCAAATTTCAATGTCATTTACTGCGGCAGGCAAGAAAATTACCAACAAACTCAGATTGAACGAGGCCTTTTAGTTTTAgtcaatgaagaaaaagaaagttgacGCCTTTATGAAGGAAAGCACAAGAAGATTATGCAGAATTTTATGCAGGATTGCATTGTTTTATTACTTTATTTAACAGCTTATATGTTTCTTTCTCAACAACGAACGAATAATTTCAGATAATCAATCGCGGCGGGAGATGATCAAAAGAGAGATataggagaaagaaaaaggaggggAGAATATCGGTACCCGGGTCCTGACCGGCGGCGAGGGAAACTTGAGTAGCGATCAAGGAGAAAGTGAGAGAAACAAAGGAAGAATCTTTAAAAGGAGGTTTACACCCATTAAGCATCACGTGCTTTTCACGCTCTCACTTTGTACTTGTGACTTGACTTTTGGACAATAAATAATTGTTTTGTGGAATATTTCACTTGTGACAAAAATATTTCTAGAAaagtatttattaaaaaattagaaCTAACTTTTTAACAATTTGTGTTCATTGCAAATGgcatatttaattatttatagaATCTTATTCCAATGAGAATacccttttgaaatttttaactggactaattaaatttttaatCAATATAGAAAAAGTCATATAGtagtaaaaaattaaacaaatctATTTGATGTACTCTCTATTTACCGAAGAATATTATTAAAGAAGAGTTCCATAGAGCTTGCGACAAAAAAGAATATCAATTTGTTTTCCATATTTATTCGTGTAAAGGCAATAATGTGGTGAAATCTTAATATACTGTATTAATTTTATCTAGTATctcataaataaaaggaaaaaaaaaacatagaatTGCTATGAGTCTAGTATCATGTCTGGATATCATAATAGGCCAAACCTAGAGTTCTTAATTTCCAAACATGCAATTGCACTTTTATTGTACACCCATAGAATTGAACAgttaattatttaaaaaatattttttattattatttatacatattttttcagtcaactttttatcttacatacctCACATTATCCAAAAGTATTATAAtaaataatacaaaaaaaaattaataatcttCCATCCAAACATTTTGTTTGGacaagagtttatttggatgatttatttgagataattactgtagcactttttgtgatgtaatgtatgtgagataaaaaggtgattggaaagattaaaaggtgattaaaatttgtgaagtaaattatTTTACTTCAAATCTTGTTTTTGTGAACTTTTGCTTgtattttttgaggaaaaagaaatttgtatgATATGGTCACTTGTCTCGCAGACGGCTTGATGAAACGTGGAAATCATGTCGCAGAAAATTTCTGAGTAGCATTATTTAGGTGGCATAATGTACCAATTCTACTGCCTTTCATCCAGATGGCTTCCTTCCGTTTCAATGTGGTTATTTATTGCCACCCTTTCCCCCATACTGTCATGCTCTCTTTCTTTGAAGTCGCACGCAAATGAGCATTAGCAGAATCAAGAAACGTAAACGGTAATTGTTGAATAATTAGTTTACTGTCGAAAACCAAGACTAAAGCCCTGTTTGATAACTTTTTAGTTCAGCACCAAGAAGCCTAACATTCGGCATCTCAAATATGATGGTAATGATATTACATGAGGAAATACTAAACTTGGTTCCTTAGAGACCATCTTCAAGTCCTCTTTCTCCTCCAGGTGAGGAGATAGTGCCCCTGTACCTGTACTAGTCTGAACAGCTCATGCAATTCTGGCCTTTAGAGGCAACCTGCAATTCCAATATGGTACTACAATACAAGTTGCTCTTTGACTTCAAATTCTTCATTTCAGACCAACTCCAATCATCTGGTTCCAAAAGGTGCATGAACTGCATTATAGATTCTAATCTGAAGTTTGATGCTGATTCCCTTTGGGAAAGTGTGATAACCATGAAATGTTTTCTTACATTTCTGGAATCTGAATCCCACCCTTATGGGTTATGGCCAAAACTGCTAGTAGAGCTCAAGTCTATCTAGTTACTTCAGAATCTACTTTAAATATCAACACTGAACAAGGTTTATGAACCTACAACACCAAATGCATGGGATATCAACTCATTGGATAGAAGGAAGCCATCAGGATCACTAAGCCTAAGAAAGGCAGGTACCTCACTCATCTTGCGATCATCAGAGAGTAAAGAACTATATTCATCTACAGTAATAGTTTTCAGCTTATCATCTAAGAATACAATGTGCCCGCTTTCCACATAAGGCTGATAAACCTTGCAAAGAGAGAGTACGAGCTCGCAACCAAAAGCTTTAGCAAAGGATTTCAAATCCAACCCTCTAGCAGTTCTAAGAGAGAGCATGATGACATCCATTGCCAGGTCTTTAGCGTCAGTACTATCATCCTCACAATTTACCCCTCCATCCTCCAAAAATTCCACATAGTGCATGAACTCTTTCAGCTTCCTTGGCCTAGAAAATCGTATCCCGTTGACATAACTCGCTGACCCAAGCCCAAAGCCATAAAATGGCTCATTCTTCCAGTACGTGTAGTTGTGTTTGCACATATAACCACTCCTGCAGTAACTACTAATCTCGTAATGGTTATATCCAGCATCTGTAAGCATCCTCGACGCCATTCTGTAAAACTCAGCGGAAAGATCCTCAGAAGGCAATGGAAACTCACCTGGAGTATACCTGCACACAAACCAGTAACAATAAACAAACTTGAAACAAAAGAAGCACTTgttaaattgtcaatttcatctTCCAAAAGCATTATTCAGGCGCCTActcttttatttccttttccacTTTCTAATTTTAGTTGTATCACTGTCAGCTCTAGCTTGGTTTTGGAAATTGAATTTATCCAATATGCTTTTTCagctaaatatttttttttcagtcaAATTTAAGTAGCTTGATCCATGTAAATCTCGACGCCTTTTAACGAATTAACAATCCATCCAAAGGATCTGAGAAAACTTCATGCCAGAAAATTCTATAGTTCAGCCCCCTAACCAGCATGAAACATTTGCAGATTCTGTTTTTAATGATCGTTTATCTACATCTCACTAAAATTCATAATTTAGATCATAGAATGGAacaaagaaaactcttcaagttttccccttcaaagagagagaaaggaatTCAAGTGTCCCCCCTATCTCAAACCAACAGAGACAGAGTTTCTTGACTTACAATACTCCAAATTTGGTGTCTTTCTCAACTTGCAAATCATAAACTGAGACATGGGTAGGATGCGCCTGGATTGTCAGCTTCAAACTCTCCTCCCACATTTCTGGTGTCTGATGAGGAAGAGAAGATATGAGGTCCAAACTCCAATTCTCAACCCCACAGGCCTTCACAATATCAATAGCCTCATAAATCTCTTTCACACCATGAGCTCTCCCACAAGCTTTCAACAGACCATCTTGAAAAGCCTGCACTCCCAAGGACACTCTATTTACCCTCAACTCCATCAACTCCTTCAATTTCCCCCTATCAAACGTGCCAGGGTCCATTTCCATTGACATCTCAGCTTCCAAAGACACCCCGAATTTGGAACTCAAAGTTTCAAGCACCAAAGAAACCAACTTTGGCGGAACTAAAGAAGGTGTCCCACCACCAAAAAATACCGTTTCAAGAGATGGGTTGGGGTTTGAATTCAATGAGGTGGCTTTAATTTCTCTGCAAAGAGTTTGAATGTAGTTTAAAATTCGCGGGTCCTCCTCTGGTGCAGAGGAGGATCCTAGAGCGATAATTGGGAAGTCACAGTAGTGGCATCGTTTTCTACAGAACGGGAGGTGAATGTAGGCTGACTTAGGGGGCAGCTTGTGCAGCGGTGTGTTGGTGGACGTAGTTGTGTCATTTTGTCGAACAGTTTGTGGGGCTTGAGACAATGTGTTTGTGATAGATTTTAAGAGTCTTGGAGGTATGATTTTGGTGGGAAAGGTTGTTGACAAGGGAGTGAAGGATAATTTTAACATGGTAGCCGTCGGACTTGAGTGCTAACAAAACTACCCTTCTAtcctatattttctttatctgGGGGAACCTTTCTATCCTATATTGCTATTAGGAAGAGGAGAAAACGAGGCCTCTCAAATTAATCTCAAGTTCAGTCTCAGTATATTTTAGAGTCAGAAATCTGAAACAGAAAGTTCAATTCAAACGCATATTCTGCCTGTTCTCATTTATacagaataaaatgaaaacatttaaGTTGGCCGACAGGTAAAGAGGACACTGTTTTGCTACTGTTGAGCTCTATGTTCCATTTTGTAGTTTCCGTGACTTTGCCATTTTCCAAATCCCTAAAGCAACAAGCTTTAGTTggtataacttttttttttttttttttttagcttaacGGCACAACTATCCTAGCCTAACCTACTCCTACTCCTAAGGGGAGGGGAAACTTACTCTATGGGGTGGCCCAACTGAGTCGGGGGAACCTGAtggggactgaaccaccatcAGACCAGACGGGTGCACCACACACCCGTATGGATTTAGAACAAACCTCATATTGAGAAACATTGATGGGAGTCAAGGTTTGAACCCTTGACCTCCCACCCCACAATTAATGTGGTGGCCAACTCCACTAAAAGAAGTTGGTTCTTTAGTTGGTATAACTTGTTTCTCAGAATTCATGCATAAATTGTACCATGAATAGAGGACAAACATTACTCTGTTTCACAAATAATAAGAGAGTTCTGAAAGCGGAACATATTATGAGGTCCAAAGTCATTCACTTTGTGACTTGACCAGTAAAGGCTCCTCATATTCCTGCTAATACAAGGCCTGTGAGGACACGAAATTTGCATATTTCCCTTTGGATTACAtgtttttatttgataaataataaaaaaattgttatactTTATTGTCCGTTTCAATTTATTGCATACTATTTGTTTTTCTTGGGAAGATATATTAATTAGTCTAACTAGTAAGGTGTGTCATGAAATAAAGAGGGATATGGGTGTAGAAGGATATTTTGTGATACTAAGATATTGGAGTGAAAGCGATATTTGGCAAAAGATATTTTGAGAATAAGATATATATAATTTGTAATTATGTCAATTGTCAATTTGTTAAACAAAGCTTTGACCAAACCTCTTGtgacccaaaaatattttgaccaaaactccaaattttctagtctttcttcttcttgcaaGACTAAGCCAAtttcactttcttttctttttgttggagagagagagagagagaattgggTCATAACTTGA encodes:
- the LOC140006016 gene encoding uncharacterized protein produces the protein MLKLSFTPLSTTFPTKIIPPRLLKSITNTLSQAPQTVRQNDTTTSTNTPLHKLPPKSAYIHLPFCRKRCHYCDFPIIALGSSSAPEEDPRILNYIQTLCREIKATSLNSNPNPSLETVFFGGGTPSLVPPKLVSLVLETLSSKFGVSLEAEMSMEMDPGTFDRGKLKELMELRVNRVSLGVQAFQDGLLKACGRAHGVKEIYEAIDIVKACGVENWSLDLISSLPHQTPEMWEESLKLTIQAHPTHVSVYDLQVEKDTKFGVLYTPGEFPLPSEDLSAEFYRMASRMLTDAGYNHYEISSYCRSGYMCKHNYTYWKNEPFYGFGLGSASYVNGIRFSRPRKLKEFMHYVEFLEDGGVNCEDDSTDAKDLAMDVIMLSLRTARGLDLKSFAKAFGCELVLSLCKVYQPYVESGHIVFLDDKLKTITVDEYSSLLSDDRKMSEVPAFLRLSDPDGFLLSNELISHAFGVVGS